Proteins encoded in a region of the Heterodontus francisci isolate sHetFra1 chromosome 19, sHetFra1.hap1, whole genome shotgun sequence genome:
- the hrh1 gene encoding histamine H1 receptor: MMNITATPIIHIANYTLFTTENYTKEDFYHQLPAKNILLGLVLGFLSLLTVIMNVLVLYAVKRERKLHTVANMYIVSLSVADLIVGVTVMPLNIMYILENEWKLGRVICQFWLSMDYVASTASIFSLFILCVDRYRSVRQPLRYLKYRTRTRAVMMIAGAWFLSLTWIIPILGWHIFANGGIRTVTKNKCDTEFRYVTWFKILTAVLNFYVPSILMLWYYTKIYMAVRKHCQQRENIGGLMCSTIDRKKFIQNAKLSLHKHETCLNQQGENSHQELTNAEVKDTCELSQCTLNCSDLKQIKTPYTLGGDKNIPTENNQDIGAFSISASERQISTDFYHKSLPLNKSQNQDLEPEYILNYIANSRENLTLDSPVVTAKHKCFPVSVWRRQRGNNTHQIYMTTKELKMIAEDSADEKYELSDSSDIQTFNNLLLQFGSMSCPHPEATSWVHESEETIGTNSINKFKQSWQKFFSQSVQYVQRLLIVKERKAVKQLGFIMAGFMVCWIPYFVTFTVMALCDTCVNHNLHMFTIWLGYINSTLNPFIYPLCNKNFKKTFKAILHIQT; encoded by the coding sequence ATGATGAATATTACTGCAACGCCAATTATACACATCGCAAACTACACACTGTTTACAACAGAAAACTACACAAAGGAAGATTTCTACCACCAGCTTCCTGCCAAAAACATTTTACTTGGCCTGGTCTTAGGCTTTTTATCTTTACTGACTGTCATCATGAATGTTTTGGTGCTATATGCAGTGAAAAGAGAAAGAAAACTGCATACTGTTGCAAACATGTACATAGTTAGTCTATCTGTGGCTGATCTGATAGTTGGTGTGACAGTCATGCCCCTCAATATTATGTACATATTAGAAAATGAATGGAAACTAGGAAGAGTGATCTGCCAGTTTTGGCTTTCTATGGATTATGTGGCTAGCACAGCTTCAATTTTTAGTCTTTTTATTCTATGTGTGGATCGTTACCGCTCAGTTCGTCAGCCGTTGAGATATCTGAAGTATCGGACCAGAACCAGAGCAGTTATGATGATTGCAGGAGCCTGGTTTCTTTCACTAACTTGGATCATTCCCATCTTAGGATGGCACATCTTTGCAAATGGAGGCATCAGGACTGTTACAAAAAATAAGTGTGACACTGAGTTTCGTTATGTCACCTGGTTCAAAATTCTTACTGCAGTTCTGAACTTTTATGTCCCATCTATACTAATGCTGTGGTATTATACAAAAATTTACATGGCTGTAAGGAAACACTGCCAACAACGAGAAAACATAGGTGGACTTATGTGCTCAACTATAGATAGAAAAAAATTCATACAGAATGCCAAACTATCACTGCACAAACATGAAACATGTCTGAACCAGCAAGGTGAAAATTCACATCAAGAACTCACAAATGCAGAAGTCAAAGATACTTGCGAGCTTTCGCAGTGTACGCTTAACTGTTCTGACTTAAAACAAATCAAAACGCCTTATACTTTAGGAGGTGACAAGAACATCCCAACTGAAAATAACCAAGATATTGGTGCCTTTTCTATTTCAGCATCAGAGCGGCAAATTTCAACGGACTTTTACCATAAGTCATTGCCTCTCAATAAGTCACAAAATCAGGATTTGGAACCAGAATACATATTAAATTATATTGCAAACTCGAGGGAAAATCTTACCCTGGATAGTCCTGTTGTCACAGCAAAACACAAGTGCTTTCCTGTAAGTGTTTGGCGCAGACAAAGAGGTAATAACACTCATCAAATATACATGACTACAAAAGAACTTAAAATGATTGCAGAGGATTCAGCTGATGAAAAATATGAACTATCAGATAGCTCTGATATACAAACATTCAATAATTTGCTGCTTCAGTTTGGTTCTATGTCTTGTCCACATCCAGAAGCAACATCTTGGGTTCATGAATCTGAAGAAACTATAGGAACAAACAGCATTAATAAATTTAAGCAATCATGGCAAAAGTTTTTCTCACAGTCTGTGCAGTATGTACAACGACTTCTCATAGTAAAAGAAAGAAAAGCCGTCAAGCAATTAGGTTTCATAATGGCAGGGTTCATGGTGTGCTGGATCCCCTACTTTGTGACATTTACGGTAATGGCTCTCTGTGATACATGTGTCAATCACAATTTACATATGTTCACAATATGGCTGGGTTACATTAATTCAACACTTAACCCATTCATCTACCCTCTGTGTAACAAGAACTTCAAGAAAACGTTCAAAGCCATTCTTCATATTCAGACTTAA